The following DNA comes from Chryseobacterium gallinarum.
AAAATCATTAAAGGAAGTAAGGTATCACTACACCCATGCTGCGTCATGGATGAAAATCTTTGCCCAGGGGACAGAAGAAAGCAAGTCACGCTTGGTAAAAGCTGTTGAGAACATCTGGGAATATACGAAAGGACTTTTTGCTAAAACGGAAGGTGAGGATAATCTGGTAGCTTTGAATATTGCTCCAAATGCAGATGCTCTTTATGAAGAATTCCTTGCTATTACAAAGAAAGATTTTGCAGACTTCGGTTTAGAATATCCTGAAAATCCGTTCATGCAGCCAAAATCAAGAACAGGATATCATACAGAATATTTCGGATATATTCTTTGTGAGCTTCAGTATATGCAGAGAGCGTACCCTGGATGTACCTGGTAGTCCATAGCAATGTAAGTTATCAATATAACAGCCTTAAAGTTGAGATGTTGATCAGCAGTTTTGTAAGCTTCGTTAGGTGAAGCACTTTTGTAAACTTAGAAACATTTAGCTTTCAAAAAAA
Coding sequences within:
- the paaC gene encoding 1,2-phenylacetyl-CoA epoxidase subunit PaaC; this translates as MNPLYNYLLKLADDSFIMGQRLSAWCGEGPYLEEDIALTNIALDELGQANNFYVYASRVIDNGKSEDDIAFLRYEHEYVNAHWTELPNEDYAQTILKVYVFSVYQKLMYEALSNSANEELSAIAQKSLKEVRYHYTHAASWMKIFAQGTEESKSRLVKAVENIWEYTKGLFAKTEGEDNLVALNIAPNADALYEEFLAITKKDFADFGLEYPENPFMQPKSRTGYHTEYFGYILCELQYMQRAYPGCTW